From the genome of Edaphobacter dinghuensis, one region includes:
- a CDS encoding sugar kinase: MNLGFKIPEKGTLDFLSLGALVTRLDPGIIPFRKATEVAIHVSGGEFNVAANLSDCFKLNTGVASAMVDYPIGDLVAERVRAMGVKPIYKHFEHDGTRGPNIATVYSDQGFGVRAPVVFYNRCNEAAALLKPGDFDWKAIFGQGVRWFHSGGIFSALSESTAETLIEALKAARAAGVICSFDLNYREKLWKTVGGAKRAHEVLGKIVENVDVLVGNEEDLQKGLGFEGPEVGASSKLDPSVFLGMIDQVVKRYPNIKIVATTLREVHNTNHHSWSAVAWVNGKTVNAPTAELKVLDRVGGGDGFAAGFIYGLLSGQEPEEAIKLGWAHGALMTTFPGDTTMATLDQVKAFASGGSARIQR, translated from the coding sequence ATGAATCTTGGCTTCAAAATTCCTGAAAAAGGCACATTGGATTTTCTGTCCCTCGGGGCACTCGTTACCCGGCTCGATCCCGGCATTATCCCGTTTCGCAAGGCGACAGAGGTTGCGATCCATGTGAGCGGCGGTGAGTTCAATGTCGCGGCGAACCTGTCGGACTGCTTCAAGCTGAACACCGGCGTTGCGTCCGCGATGGTGGACTATCCGATTGGAGATCTGGTTGCCGAGCGTGTGCGTGCGATGGGCGTCAAGCCGATCTACAAGCACTTCGAGCACGACGGAACCCGTGGACCGAATATTGCGACCGTGTACAGCGATCAGGGCTTCGGTGTCCGCGCTCCGGTGGTGTTCTACAACCGCTGCAACGAAGCTGCGGCGTTGCTCAAGCCGGGCGACTTTGACTGGAAGGCCATCTTCGGTCAGGGCGTTCGCTGGTTCCACAGCGGCGGAATCTTCTCCGCTCTCTCGGAATCGACCGCGGAGACGCTGATTGAAGCTCTCAAGGCGGCTCGTGCTGCCGGTGTCATCTGCTCGTTCGACCTGAACTATCGCGAGAAGCTCTGGAAGACTGTTGGCGGAGCCAAGCGCGCTCATGAAGTGCTGGGCAAGATCGTCGAGAACGTCGATGTTCTGGTCGGCAACGAAGAGGACCTGCAGAAGGGGCTCGGCTTTGAAGGCCCGGAAGTTGGCGCCAGCTCCAAGCTCGACCCGAGCGTCTTCCTGGGCATGATCGATCAGGTGGTGAAGCGCTATCCCAACATCAAGATCGTTGCGACAACGCTGCGCGAGGTTCATAACACGAACCACCACAGCTGGAGCGCAGTGGCGTGGGTGAACGGCAAGACGGTCAATGCTCCTACGGCTGAGCTGAAGGTGCTCGATCGCGTGGGCGGCGGAGATGGTTTTGCAGCCGGATTCATCTATGGCCTGCTCAGCGGACAGGAGCCCGAAGAGGCGATCAAGCTGGGATGGGCCCACGGCGCGCTGATGACCACCTTCCCTGGCGATACCACGATGGCGACTCTTGATCAGGTCAAGGCGTTTGCCAGCGGCGGATCGGCGCGAATCCAGCGATAA
- a CDS encoding tagaturonate epimerase family protein: MSEGLKLPKFSLGVGDRFAHQAKAQLAACILAADAGVVVVPVWNKSNREHMIIGSEPSQTRAAADAAVKELGWTNPYFLDADHINLKTVGRFLEPCDFFTLDVADLIGQPADPKDVEAFVKRHPELVGTVTIPHIDEPFKTDVAFVTGVANKFLAAVQDAGRIYRFLVEKKGEGKFIPEVSMDETDYPQTPVELLIILAAISDEKIPIQTIAPKFTGRFNKGVDYVGDVAQFTKEFNEDLATIAFAIKTYGLPDNLKLSIHSGSDKFSIYKAVHDAVKKFDAGVHMKTAGTTWLEELIGLAEAGGNGLEIAKEVYAEAYAHSEELCAPYATVIDIDPTKLPKPEVVNGWTSEQYTSALRHDQGNKAYNQSFRQLLHVGFKVAAKLGDRYLKALEANEDVVAKNVTTNLFERHIRPVFLGQ, encoded by the coding sequence ATGAGCGAGGGATTGAAGCTTCCGAAGTTTTCACTGGGCGTGGGTGACCGGTTTGCGCATCAGGCCAAGGCGCAGCTTGCGGCATGTATTCTGGCTGCCGATGCCGGGGTTGTGGTAGTTCCGGTGTGGAACAAGTCCAACCGCGAGCACATGATTATCGGGTCGGAGCCGAGCCAGACTCGCGCTGCCGCTGATGCTGCCGTGAAGGAACTTGGCTGGACCAACCCATACTTTCTGGACGCCGACCACATCAATCTGAAGACGGTGGGACGGTTCCTGGAGCCTTGCGACTTCTTCACCCTCGACGTTGCCGACCTGATCGGCCAGCCTGCTGATCCGAAGGATGTGGAAGCGTTTGTGAAGCGCCATCCCGAACTGGTAGGCACGGTGACGATTCCGCACATCGATGAGCCCTTCAAGACCGATGTGGCCTTTGTTACAGGCGTTGCGAACAAGTTTCTCGCCGCGGTGCAGGATGCCGGTCGCATCTACCGCTTTCTGGTGGAGAAGAAGGGGGAGGGCAAGTTTATCCCCGAGGTCTCGATGGACGAGACCGACTATCCTCAGACTCCGGTGGAGTTGCTGATTATTCTTGCTGCAATCTCCGACGAGAAGATTCCCATCCAGACGATTGCGCCCAAGTTCACCGGCCGCTTCAATAAGGGTGTCGATTACGTCGGCGATGTCGCCCAGTTCACCAAAGAGTTCAACGAAGATCTGGCAACTATCGCTTTTGCCATCAAGACCTACGGTTTGCCTGACAATCTCAAGCTCAGCATTCACTCCGGCTCGGATAAGTTCTCGATCTATAAGGCAGTTCACGACGCGGTGAAGAAGTTTGACGCCGGTGTCCATATGAAGACGGCTGGAACGACCTGGCTGGAAGAACTGATCGGATTGGCCGAAGCCGGTGGAAACGGCCTCGAGATTGCCAAAGAGGTCTATGCCGAAGCCTATGCCCATAGCGAAGAACTTTGCGCTCCCTACGCGACCGTCATCGACATCGATCCGACCAAGCTGCCGAAGCCCGAAGTCGTAAATGGGTGGACCAGTGAGCAGTACACCTCGGCTTTGCGCCATGATCAGGGCAACAAGGCGTATAACCAGAGCTTCCGGCAGTTGCTGCACGTCGGCTTCAAGGTTGCGGCCAAGCTGGGCGATCGTTATCTGAAGGCGCTTGAGGCAAATGAGGACGTCGTAGCGAAGAATGTGACCACGAATTTATTTGAGCGGCACATTCGTCCGGTATTCCTTGGACAGTAG
- a CDS encoding lactate racemase domain-containing protein, which translates to MSLFFAAGSATTEMSPSDVRAGLFSALDKLGKRKKVLAVPPDFTRMHSQSGVLTEMAWDYYGENLVDVLPALGTHKGMTDEEISIMFGKTPRGLFRVHDWRNDIVTLGEVPSEFMYEVSEGKLDYTWPAQVNKLLRDGGHDLILSIGQVVPHEVVGMANYNKNIFVGTGGSMGIHRSHFLGAVYGMERMMGRADTPVRRVLNYASDHFAQNLPIVYVQTVVSKNDAGELVIRGMYIGDDIECFELAAELSLKVNFKMMDREIKKAVVFLDPHEFRSTWLGNKSVYRTRMALADNAELIVLAPGVHEFGEDAAIDKLIRKYGYCGTPKTLEAVKEDPQLAGNLSAAAHLIHGSSEGRFTIRYCPGHLTREEIESVHYEYGDLSEALKKYNPETLQDGWNTVDGEEIFYISNPGLGLWAYEGRFKK; encoded by the coding sequence ATGAGCCTCTTTTTTGCTGCTGGAAGTGCGACGACGGAGATGTCACCGAGTGATGTACGGGCAGGGTTGTTCAGCGCCCTCGACAAGCTGGGAAAACGGAAGAAAGTTCTGGCGGTTCCCCCCGATTTCACGCGAATGCACTCGCAAAGCGGCGTCCTGACCGAGATGGCCTGGGACTACTACGGCGAAAATCTGGTTGACGTGCTGCCCGCTCTCGGAACCCATAAGGGGATGACCGACGAAGAGATCTCCATCATGTTTGGCAAGACTCCACGGGGTCTGTTCCGCGTCCACGACTGGCGCAACGACATCGTCACGCTCGGTGAGGTCCCGAGCGAGTTCATGTACGAGGTCAGCGAGGGCAAGCTGGACTACACCTGGCCGGCACAGGTGAACAAGCTGCTCCGCGACGGTGGCCACGACCTGATTCTGTCCATCGGACAGGTGGTTCCCCACGAGGTTGTGGGCATGGCGAACTACAACAAGAACATCTTTGTGGGTACCGGCGGCTCGATGGGCATTCATCGGAGCCACTTTCTCGGCGCCGTCTACGGCATGGAGCGCATGATGGGCCGCGCCGATACTCCGGTGCGCCGTGTACTGAACTACGCCAGCGACCACTTCGCCCAGAATCTGCCAATCGTGTACGTGCAGACCGTCGTGAGCAAGAATGACGCGGGTGAACTGGTCATTCGCGGTATGTACATCGGCGACGATATCGAGTGCTTTGAACTCGCAGCCGAGCTTAGCCTTAAAGTGAACTTCAAGATGATGGACCGCGAGATCAAAAAAGCGGTCGTCTTCCTCGATCCGCACGAGTTTCGCAGCACCTGGCTGGGCAACAAGAGCGTCTATCGCACCCGCATGGCTCTGGCCGACAACGCCGAACTGATCGTCCTCGCCCCCGGTGTCCATGAGTTTGGTGAAGATGCGGCCATCGATAAGCTCATCCGCAAATACGGCTACTGCGGAACTCCGAAGACACTCGAAGCAGTGAAGGAAGACCCTCAGCTGGCAGGAAACCTGAGCGCGGCTGCCCATCTTATCCACGGCTCCAGTGAAGGGCGATTCACCATTCGCTACTGTCCCGGCCATCTGACTCGCGAGGAGATCGAGAGCGTCCACTACGAGTACGGCGATCTGTCCGAAGCCCTGAAGAAGTACAACCCAGAAACGCTCCAAGATGGCTGGAACACGGTCGATGGGGAAGAAATCTTCTACATCTCCAACCCCGGACTCGGCCTCTGGGCCTATGAAGGCCGCTTCAAAAAATAA
- a CDS encoding dienelactone hydrolase family protein, giving the protein MTEQDLTIPMPDGTADAVLFSPDSSTPLPGVIHLPDIGGIREAHRSMARRLSHEGYTVLLVNPFYRTSRSPVFDFPRVSGEPRTMQRMAELMGPLTAHAQERDVAAYVDFLEAHPAFRPGQMGVVGYCFSGAMALRAAAVRSSLIAAAASFHGGGLYKAGDPTSPHLVLPQVVARLYFGHADQDKSMDATAIQGLNQALADWGEEYESEIYVGARHGWTVPDNPVFNPEQADRAFEKLTTLLAQTIA; this is encoded by the coding sequence ATGACTGAGCAAGACCTGACCATCCCCATGCCGGACGGCACAGCCGACGCCGTTCTCTTCTCGCCTGACTCCTCTACTCCGCTGCCGGGAGTGATCCATCTGCCGGACATCGGCGGCATTCGCGAGGCACATCGCAGCATGGCTCGACGCCTCTCGCATGAAGGCTATACCGTGCTTCTGGTCAATCCGTTCTACCGCACCAGCCGTTCCCCGGTCTTCGACTTTCCGCGCGTCTCTGGAGAGCCACGCACCATGCAGCGCATGGCCGAGTTGATGGGGCCGCTTACAGCGCATGCACAGGAGCGTGATGTTGCCGCCTATGTTGATTTTCTGGAAGCACACCCGGCTTTTCGCCCGGGCCAGATGGGCGTTGTAGGCTATTGCTTCAGCGGAGCGATGGCGCTGCGAGCAGCGGCGGTGCGGTCATCGCTGATCGCGGCAGCAGCTTCGTTCCACGGCGGAGGGTTGTACAAGGCCGGAGATCCGACGAGTCCGCATCTGGTTCTGCCTCAGGTTGTCGCCCGGCTCTACTTCGGCCATGCCGACCAGGACAAGAGCATGGACGCCACAGCGATCCAGGGTCTGAATCAGGCTCTGGCAGATTGGGGCGAAGAGTATGAGAGCGAGATATACGTCGGAGCGCGCCACGGCTGGACCGTGCCCGACAATCCGGTGTTCAATCCCGAACAGGCCGATCGCGCCTTTGAAAAGCTGACAACGCTATTGGCTCAGACCATTGCCTAA
- the uxaC gene encoding glucuronate isomerase has translation MLDENRLFPSDSAARSVAAKLYETARKLPIISPHGHTDPRWFAEDKAFPNPSALFITPDHYVFRMLYSQGVSLESLGVPQVDGKESSDPREVWRIFAKHYYLFRGTPTRLWLDYAFEKQFGLKDRLSPDNADAYYDIIDKALQTPAFRPRALYKQFNIEVLSTTDTPLDTLEFHKAIKESGWKARILPTFRPDSVIDAEYAGFIQNIEKLGAISGEHIGTFKGYLNALRNRRAFFKSMGATATDHGHLTALTADLDAGAAEALYQRILSGKSSPEDQQLFQAQMLTEMAGMSVEDGFTMQLHPGSVRNHNKLVYEKFGRDKGADMPSPTEYVRALRPLLDKYGNDTRLTFILFTLDETTFSRELAPLAGHYPALRLGPPWWFHDSPEGMMRFREQATETAGFYNTVGFNDDTRAFLSIPARHDVARRIDCAFLGRLVAEGRLDEDEAFEVIEDLTVNLVRKAYKL, from the coding sequence ATGCTTGATGAAAACAGGTTATTTCCTTCGGATAGTGCGGCCCGTTCGGTGGCCGCGAAGCTGTACGAGACGGCGCGGAAGCTTCCCATCATTTCGCCGCATGGCCACACCGATCCGCGCTGGTTTGCTGAAGACAAGGCCTTTCCCAATCCGTCTGCACTGTTCATCACTCCCGATCACTACGTCTTTCGCATGCTCTACTCGCAGGGCGTCTCGCTGGAGTCACTTGGGGTTCCCCAGGTCGATGGTAAGGAGTCCTCTGATCCCCGCGAGGTTTGGCGTATCTTCGCCAAGCACTACTATCTCTTTCGCGGAACGCCGACCCGGCTGTGGCTCGACTATGCCTTCGAAAAGCAGTTCGGTTTGAAGGACCGTCTTAGCCCGGACAATGCCGACGCTTACTACGACATCATCGACAAGGCGTTACAGACGCCCGCGTTCCGTCCTCGTGCGCTGTATAAGCAGTTCAACATTGAAGTGCTCTCGACGACCGACACGCCGCTCGACACGTTGGAGTTCCATAAGGCCATCAAAGAGTCCGGGTGGAAGGCCCGCATTCTGCCCACCTTCCGTCCTGACTCCGTCATCGACGCCGAGTATGCAGGCTTCATCCAGAACATCGAGAAGCTGGGCGCGATCAGCGGCGAGCACATTGGCACCTTCAAGGGCTATCTCAACGCCCTGCGCAACCGCCGCGCCTTCTTCAAGTCCATGGGAGCCACCGCAACCGACCATGGTCACCTCACCGCGCTGACGGCAGACCTTGACGCTGGCGCGGCGGAAGCACTCTACCAGCGCATTCTCTCCGGCAAGTCTTCGCCCGAGGACCAGCAACTCTTCCAGGCGCAGATGCTGACCGAGATGGCAGGCATGAGCGTCGAGGATGGCTTCACCATGCAGTTGCACCCTGGTTCTGTGCGCAACCACAACAAGCTCGTCTACGAGAAGTTCGGGCGCGACAAGGGAGCCGACATGCCCTCTCCTACAGAGTATGTTCGCGCTCTGCGTCCGCTGCTCGATAAGTACGGCAACGATACGCGGCTGACCTTTATTCTCTTTACGCTCGACGAGACCACTTTCTCCCGCGAGCTGGCTCCGTTGGCCGGTCACTATCCCGCGTTGCGCCTTGGCCCGCCGTGGTGGTTCCACGACTCGCCCGAGGGCATGATGCGTTTCCGAGAGCAGGCGACGGAGACCGCCGGCTTCTACAACACGGTCGGCTTCAACGACGACACCCGCGCCTTCCTGTCGATCCCGGCACGTCACGACGTGGCCCGTCGCATCGACTGCGCCTTCCTCGGCAGGTTGGTGGCAGAGGGGCGTCTCGATGAAGACGAGGCCTTTGAGGTGATCGAAGACCTGACCGTCAACCTGGTGAGAAAGGCCTACAAGCTGTAG
- a CDS encoding glycoside hydrolase family 20 zincin-like fold domain-containing protein, whose product MLFFRSGLLLLSLTTLASAQSSIKLIPMPREIHATADVPIPNGVRIVCDAPCSEEDHFAATDLGTSLQERNISSVSPSGFVVELTRLANHPVADFTAEMKPEGYVISSGHNTLTVTASTAEGLFYGAQTVKQLIVGDGPRAILRGANIRDWPAMKYRGLDDDLSRGPVPTLDFQKKQIRTIAAYKINIYSPYFEHTQQYASNPLMAPPGGSISAADAKTLVAYAKAYHVTIIPEQEAFGHLHHNLTWEQYAQLAENPHGAVLAPGQPGSIPLIQQMFGELAALYPGPFLHIGADETQDLGTGQTKADVDARGLGAVYLDFMQRIVTALQPLHRKLLFWGDIAQDSPDLLKKMPQSFKDSTIAVAWTYNPEPRGFDRYLTPFTNAGFETWVAPGVNNWSRVYPNNNLALLNIQGFIRDGQRLGSTGALNTIWNDDGEGLENMNWYGILFGAAASWQKGESSIPQFQDSYAQVFHGDMTGDLNEAQKEMMLAHALLKQQAKTGDGSDGLFWLDPFSKDGQTYADKIRPYTHELRLHAERALTLIAQARAAAPAPPKPFTATAAPYNPADAYPSNPTSLRETDAIDALELGARRMDFIGLKFQLADEITQGYQRAYDMRMTTDRKQRQAVARELSDINGTNGRIADIRDTYSLIRDLYQQAWLRSNRPYALRPVLEHYDYTIGQWLALSDKVRVAQRQWSDSHTLPTAAEVGIPAPPPATAR is encoded by the coding sequence ATGCTATTTTTTCGCAGCGGGCTCCTTCTTCTCTCACTGACGACCCTCGCCTCCGCGCAGTCTTCCATCAAGCTGATCCCGATGCCGCGGGAGATCCACGCGACTGCCGACGTACCGATCCCGAATGGCGTCCGCATCGTCTGCGACGCGCCCTGCTCAGAAGAAGACCACTTTGCTGCCACCGATCTGGGGACGAGCCTGCAGGAGCGCAATATCTCCTCGGTGTCGCCATCAGGATTCGTCGTCGAGCTGACCCGGCTCGCCAACCACCCGGTTGCGGACTTTACCGCCGAGATGAAGCCCGAGGGCTATGTCATCTCCTCCGGCCACAACACGCTCACCGTCACCGCCTCCACCGCCGAAGGCCTCTTCTACGGAGCGCAGACGGTCAAGCAGTTGATCGTGGGCGACGGCCCTCGAGCCATCCTGCGCGGTGCGAACATTCGCGACTGGCCGGCGATGAAGTATCGCGGCCTCGACGACGATCTCTCACGCGGGCCAGTACCTACGCTCGACTTTCAGAAGAAGCAGATTCGTACCATCGCCGCCTACAAGATCAATATCTACTCGCCTTACTTTGAGCACACCCAGCAGTATGCCTCCAATCCTTTAATGGCGCCTCCGGGCGGCAGCATCAGTGCCGCCGATGCAAAGACGCTGGTGGCATATGCGAAGGCCTACCACGTAACGATCATTCCCGAACAGGAGGCCTTCGGCCATCTCCATCACAATCTGACTTGGGAGCAGTATGCTCAGCTTGCTGAAAATCCCCATGGAGCTGTGCTCGCACCCGGCCAGCCCGGATCGATTCCCCTGATCCAGCAGATGTTCGGCGAGCTTGCCGCGCTCTATCCGGGACCGTTTCTACATATCGGCGCAGATGAGACTCAGGATCTCGGCACCGGACAGACCAAGGCCGACGTCGACGCGCGCGGCCTTGGCGCGGTCTACCTCGACTTCATGCAGCGCATCGTCACTGCATTGCAGCCGCTGCATCGCAAGCTCCTCTTCTGGGGCGATATCGCGCAGGACTCGCCCGATCTGCTCAAGAAGATGCCGCAGTCGTTCAAAGATTCGACTATCGCCGTTGCCTGGACCTATAACCCTGAGCCGCGCGGCTTCGACCGTTACCTCACACCGTTCACCAACGCCGGCTTTGAGACCTGGGTTGCTCCCGGCGTCAACAACTGGTCACGCGTCTATCCCAATAACAACCTCGCGCTGCTGAACATTCAGGGCTTCATTCGCGATGGCCAGCGGCTCGGCTCGACCGGAGCGCTGAATACGATCTGGAACGACGACGGCGAAGGCCTTGAAAACATGAACTGGTACGGCATCCTCTTTGGTGCCGCTGCCTCGTGGCAAAAGGGCGAATCGTCGATTCCGCAATTTCAAGACTCCTACGCCCAGGTCTTTCACGGCGATATGACCGGCGATCTTAACGAAGCGCAGAAGGAGATGATGCTGGCCCACGCTCTCCTGAAGCAGCAGGCCAAGACCGGCGACGGCTCCGATGGCCTCTTCTGGCTCGATCCCTTTAGCAAGGACGGCCAGACCTATGCAGACAAGATTCGGCCCTACACTCACGAGCTTCGCCTGCACGCGGAGCGGGCACTCACGCTCATCGCTCAGGCGCGCGCCGCTGCACCTGCTCCGCCAAAGCCGTTTACCGCTACTGCGGCACCTTACAACCCTGCCGATGCCTATCCCTCCAATCCCACCAGCCTGCGCGAGACAGATGCGATTGACGCACTTGAGTTGGGTGCGCGGCGCATGGACTTCATCGGTCTCAAGTTTCAGCTCGCCGATGAGATTACGCAGGGGTATCAACGCGCCTATGACATGCGCATGACCACTGACCGTAAACAACGCCAGGCCGTCGCCCGCGAGCTCTCCGACATCAACGGCACCAACGGGCGCATCGCCGACATACGCGACACCTACTCCCTGATCCGCGATCTCTATCAGCAGGCGTGGCTCCGGTCGAACCGACCCTACGCTCTGCGGCCCGTGCTCGAACACTACGACTACACCATCGGCCAGTGGCTCGCGCTTAGTGACAAGGTTCGCGTCGCGCAGCGGCAGTGGTCCGACAGCCACACGCTGCCAACCGCGGCAGAGGTTGGCATTCCGGCCCCGCCACCTGCAACGGCCCGCTAG
- the nagA gene encoding N-acetylglucosamine-6-phosphate deacetylase, translated as MPTTLTARQLHIPQGTIDHPVIVIDDDGLIASIHSDPTNKSEDVLTTTFLDIHTHGAANYDVMHASAAELGVVNRFLATRGVGHYLPTTVTAPIDQTLRSLESLANAVESRTPANEARPVGIHLEGPFISHAKKGVHPPADILPPDIALFDRFQQAARGHIRLITIAPEIPGALALIKHAATHGVRVSIGHTDATSEQALAAIDAGARSATHTFNAMRALDHRAPGVIATVLDDDRLFAELICDGVHVDPSMVRLWLKAKGADKAILVTDSMSAAGMPDGTYTLGTFQVEVADGRAMANGSLAGSVLTMDRAVANLQRFTGSPLGTAVRLASHNPAKLLGMEDVIANPIAGQPADFNVFNATGEHKATILNGARIQL; from the coding sequence ATGCCAACCACTCTCACCGCGCGCCAGCTTCATATCCCACAGGGCACCATCGACCATCCTGTCATCGTCATCGATGACGACGGTCTGATTGCCAGCATCCACTCTGACCCGACCAACAAGTCGGAAGACGTGTTGACCACAACCTTTCTCGATATCCACACGCACGGCGCGGCCAACTACGACGTCATGCATGCCAGCGCCGCAGAGCTTGGCGTTGTGAACAGGTTCCTTGCTACCCGTGGCGTCGGCCATTATCTACCGACCACCGTCACCGCTCCGATCGATCAGACGCTGCGCTCGCTTGAATCCTTGGCCAACGCCGTCGAGTCGCGGACTCCCGCCAATGAAGCGAGACCCGTCGGCATCCATCTCGAAGGCCCCTTCATCTCGCACGCCAAAAAGGGCGTTCATCCTCCTGCCGACATTCTGCCGCCGGATATCGCTCTCTTTGATCGCTTTCAGCAGGCCGCTCGCGGACATATCCGCCTCATCACCATTGCGCCCGAGATTCCCGGCGCGCTCGCCCTCATCAAGCACGCTGCAACTCATGGCGTAAGGGTCAGCATCGGCCACACCGACGCTACATCGGAACAGGCCCTGGCCGCAATCGACGCTGGAGCCCGCAGCGCAACACACACCTTCAACGCCATGCGTGCGCTCGACCATCGCGCCCCCGGCGTCATCGCCACCGTGCTCGACGACGATCGCCTCTTTGCCGAGCTGATCTGCGACGGCGTCCACGTCGATCCATCCATGGTTCGTCTCTGGCTCAAAGCCAAGGGAGCAGACAAGGCCATCCTCGTAACCGATAGTATGTCTGCCGCAGGCATGCCAGATGGAACCTACACGCTCGGCACGTTTCAGGTCGAGGTCGCCGATGGCCGCGCTATGGCGAATGGAAGCCTCGCAGGAAGCGTTCTAACCATGGACCGCGCCGTCGCCAATCTACAGCGCTTCACCGGCTCGCCTCTTGGTACAGCGGTGCGGCTGGCATCGCACAACCCTGCGAAGCTGTTGGGAATGGAAGACGTAATTGCCAATCCCATCGCCGGCCAGCCCGCAGACTTCAACGTCTTCAACGCCACGGGCGAACACAAGGCCACCATCCTGAACGGAGCTCGCATTCAACTCTAG
- a CDS encoding Hsp70 family protein encodes MPFPSKPVPSIGIDFGTTNSSIALATPEGAVELVSFPTATASIESFRSILYLEQHKHAGRTQIKSYTGPSGIEHYLQAEHKGRLIQSLKSYLTSRTLTGTEVFGRRYSIEDLISRILTDLRLRAEQQFGQPIRHATVGRPVRFVGADSVDDDTFAQERLREAFTHAGFTSIDFEMEPIAAAYSYESTLDHDELILIGDFGGGTSDFSLLHVGPGVRKRGRTAQDLLGNSGLGLAGDAFDARIVRKLVSPALGADSLARSLGKLLPAVPAWIYANLERWHYLSFLKTRNVSQILKSARANALEPEKIEALITLIDEDLGYQLHQAVQRLKIALSRNESAQFSFRDGSMDIRAEVARSDFESWIDEDLQSIEQCVDGLLATTGISAKTVDRVFLTGGTSFVPSVRRIFESRFTAERLRTGNEFTSVARGLALKARESAQ; translated from the coding sequence ATGCCTTTTCCGTCCAAACCCGTCCCTTCTATCGGCATCGACTTCGGAACGACTAACAGTTCTATCGCCCTTGCCACGCCCGAGGGCGCCGTCGAACTGGTCTCGTTTCCCACGGCAACGGCGAGCATCGAATCCTTTCGCTCCATCCTTTATCTGGAACAGCATAAACACGCCGGTCGCACGCAGATCAAAAGCTACACCGGACCATCCGGCATCGAGCACTACCTTCAAGCGGAACACAAGGGCAGGCTCATCCAGTCGTTGAAGTCCTATCTCACCAGCCGCACGCTTACCGGGACCGAGGTCTTTGGCCGCCGCTACAGCATCGAAGACCTCATCTCGCGCATCCTCACCGACCTGCGCCTGCGAGCAGAGCAGCAGTTCGGCCAGCCCATCCGTCACGCCACCGTGGGCCGCCCTGTTCGCTTCGTCGGCGCAGACTCAGTCGACGACGACACCTTCGCGCAGGAGCGTCTGCGCGAGGCCTTCACCCACGCAGGCTTCACCTCCATCGATTTTGAGATGGAACCCATCGCCGCGGCCTACTCCTACGAGTCCACGCTCGACCACGACGAGCTCATCCTCATCGGCGACTTCGGAGGAGGAACAAGCGATTTCTCTCTACTGCATGTCGGCCCCGGTGTTCGCAAGCGTGGCCGCACCGCGCAGGACCTGCTCGGCAACAGCGGCCTGGGTCTGGCAGGCGATGCCTTCGACGCGCGCATCGTGCGCAAGCTGGTCTCGCCAGCCCTCGGCGCAGACTCGCTTGCACGCTCGCTCGGCAAATTACTGCCCGCTGTGCCTGCATGGATCTACGCCAATCTCGAACGCTGGCACTACCTGTCGTTCCTCAAAACGCGCAACGTCAGTCAGATTCTCAAAAGTGCTCGCGCCAATGCCCTGGAGCCGGAGAAGATCGAAGCTCTCATTACGCTGATCGACGAAGACCTGGGCTACCAGTTGCATCAGGCCGTGCAGCGGCTCAAGATTGCGCTCTCGCGCAACGAATCCGCACAGTTCTCCTTCCGCGACGGCAGCATGGACATCCGCGCCGAGGTCGCTCGCAGCGACTTCGAATCATGGATCGACGAAGACCTGCAATCCATCGAACAATGTGTCGATGGCCTATTAGCAACGACGGGCATCTCCGCCAAAACGGTGGATCGCGTCTTCCTTACCGGAGGAACCAGCTTTGTGCCCTCCGTACGCCGCATCTTCGAAAGCCGCTTCACTGCCGAACGCCTGCGTACCGGCAACGAGTTCACCTCGGTCGCTCGCGGCCTCGCACTGAAGGCCCGCGAAAGCGCCCAATAG